A window of Haloarcula sp. H-GB4 contains these coding sequences:
- the glmM gene encoding phosphoglucosamine mutase, which yields MQVFGSSGVRGVAGDELTPRYVLRVAQAAGDVWRDDHDRVAIARDTRTTGRTFINAATSGLTAVGFDVDRLGVVPTPGLQAYCEREAVPGVMITASHNPAAYNGVKLIGADGVELTRSTLDHVEQSLRDDTPNYADWETVGSDTAIESARRRYREQVLAAVDRDRIADADLTIVVDSGHGAGSLTSPDLFRELGCEVHTVNTQPDGHFPGRDPEPVAENLEDLRAFVRATDADLGFAHDGDADRGMFVDETGTHIEGDAALAALAAAKIESGDGVVSAVNASQRLVDVVEDAGATLSLTPIGSTYIVSRIRKLQNEGTHVAIAGEGNGGILFPDYRIARDGAFTAAKFLELVADRPASEVAADYDDYYNVRRNLEYETEEERESMLEGIEAHANEATADLDTTDGYRLDYGDGWVLARPSGTEPVVRVYAEARTLDRAEELAETMVSRATQQTNTYSGE from the coding sequence ATGCAAGTGTTCGGGTCGAGCGGCGTCCGAGGTGTCGCGGGCGATGAGCTGACACCGCGGTACGTCCTTCGGGTTGCACAGGCCGCCGGGGACGTCTGGCGTGACGACCACGACCGCGTGGCGATCGCCCGGGACACGCGGACGACCGGGCGGACGTTTATCAACGCCGCGACAAGCGGGCTGACGGCCGTCGGGTTCGATGTCGACCGCCTCGGCGTCGTGCCGACACCGGGACTGCAGGCCTACTGCGAGCGTGAGGCCGTCCCGGGCGTGATGATTACCGCGAGCCACAATCCGGCCGCGTACAACGGCGTGAAGCTCATCGGCGCCGACGGGGTTGAACTGACACGGAGCACGCTCGACCACGTCGAGCAGTCGCTCCGGGACGACACTCCAAACTACGCAGACTGGGAGACAGTCGGGTCAGACACCGCCATCGAGAGCGCCCGCCGCCGATACCGCGAGCAGGTGCTTGCTGCCGTCGACCGCGACCGCATCGCCGACGCCGACCTCACTATCGTCGTCGACTCCGGCCACGGAGCTGGCTCTCTTACAAGCCCCGACCTGTTCCGCGAACTCGGCTGTGAAGTCCACACCGTCAACACCCAGCCCGACGGCCACTTCCCCGGCCGTGACCCCGAACCCGTCGCCGAGAACCTCGAAGACCTGCGGGCGTTCGTCCGCGCGACCGACGCCGACCTCGGATTCGCCCACGACGGCGACGCCGACCGCGGGATGTTCGTCGACGAGACCGGTACACACATCGAAGGCGACGCCGCGCTGGCCGCGCTTGCGGCGGCGAAAATCGAGTCCGGCGACGGCGTCGTCTCGGCGGTCAATGCCTCCCAGCGACTTGTCGACGTCGTCGAGGACGCTGGTGCGACTCTCTCACTGACTCCTATCGGCTCGACGTATATCGTCAGTCGCATCCGCAAACTCCAAAACGAGGGGACCCACGTCGCGATTGCCGGCGAAGGCAACGGCGGCATCCTCTTCCCCGACTACCGTATCGCCAGAGACGGCGCGTTCACCGCCGCGAAGTTCCTCGAACTCGTCGCTGACCGGCCCGCAAGCGAGGTTGCCGCGGACTACGACGACTACTACAACGTCCGGCGGAACCTCGAATACGAAACCGAAGAAGAGCGCGAGTCGATGCTCGAAGGCATCGAGGCCCATGCAAACGAGGCGACAGCCGACCTCGACACGACAGACGGCTACCGCCTCGACTACGGCGACGGCTGGGTACTTGCCCGACCGTCCGGGACGGAGCCCGTTGTCCGGGTCTACGCCGAAGCGCGCACACTTGACCGCGCCGAGGAACTCGCCGAAACGATGGTTAGCCGAGCGACCCAGCAAACGAATACTTACAGCGGCGAATAG
- a CDS encoding glutathione S-transferase N-terminal domain-containing protein, whose translation MANLELYELEGCPYCAKVIKKLDELGLDYESHMVPRSHGDRTEVKEVSGQTGVPVLIDEDNGVDGMPESDDIVEYLEETYGQ comes from the coding sequence ATGGCCAATCTCGAACTCTACGAACTCGAAGGCTGTCCGTACTGTGCGAAGGTAATCAAGAAGCTCGACGAACTCGGACTCGACTACGAGTCCCACATGGTCCCGCGGTCCCACGGCGACCGGACCGAAGTCAAGGAGGTTTCGGGCCAGACCGGTGTTCCGGTACTCATCGACGAGGACAACGGCGTCGACGGAATGCCCGAATCCGACGATATCGTCGAATATCTCGAAGAGACGTACGGACAGTAA
- a CDS encoding transcriptional regulator, which produces MSRSALVENVMAMLEDAGFLVSDRCAIRPKSFDIAARRGEDVLLLKILGNIDAFDAQTGGEMRRLGTYLNATPIVIGLRTRDEELKPGVVYFRHGVPVLSPDTAMDLFVEEVPPLIYAAPGGLYVNIDSEILADVRENRDWSLGRLAKELGVSRRTVSKYEDGMDASVEVAAELEDLFDAPLTSPVSVLEGAEEVRDDEPTPDDPDVAPEDEPIVTVFTRIGFEVHPTDRAPFKSVNESDDEHGQVLAGHSAFTETAEKRARIMSSVGEVTRTRSVYVVDELRRESVEGTALIEKEEMENIEDAIDLRDLIMERGEDREEVA; this is translated from the coding sequence CATGGCGATGCTCGAAGACGCTGGCTTCCTCGTCAGCGACCGCTGTGCGATTCGGCCGAAGAGTTTCGACATCGCTGCCCGTCGCGGTGAGGACGTGTTGCTCCTGAAGATACTGGGCAACATCGACGCCTTCGACGCACAGACCGGAGGCGAGATGCGGCGACTGGGCACGTATCTGAATGCTACCCCGATCGTGATTGGCCTCCGAACGCGCGACGAGGAACTGAAACCTGGTGTCGTCTACTTCCGGCACGGCGTCCCCGTGCTGTCACCCGACACCGCGATGGACCTGTTCGTCGAAGAGGTCCCGCCACTCATCTACGCCGCGCCGGGCGGACTCTACGTCAACATCGACTCCGAAATCCTCGCCGACGTGCGCGAGAACCGCGACTGGTCGCTTGGCCGTCTGGCGAAAGAGCTGGGCGTCTCCCGGCGGACAGTCTCGAAATACGAGGACGGGATGGACGCCTCCGTCGAAGTGGCCGCCGAACTCGAAGACCTGTTCGACGCGCCGCTGACCTCGCCGGTGAGCGTCCTCGAAGGCGCCGAGGAAGTTCGTGACGACGAGCCGACACCGGACGATCCTGATGTCGCGCCGGAGGACGAGCCGATTGTGACAGTGTTCACCCGCATCGGGTTCGAGGTCCACCCGACGGACCGCGCGCCGTTCAAGAGCGTCAACGAGAGCGACGACGAGCATGGGCAGGTCCTTGCCGGTCACTCGGCGTTCACCGAAACCGCCGAAAAGCGAGCGCGAATCATGTCGTCGGTCGGTGAAGTGACCCGGACCCGGTCGGTGTACGTCGTCGACGAACTCCGGCGGGAGTCTGTCGAAGGGACCGCGCTCATCGAGAAAGAGGAGATGGAGAACATCGAGGACGCCATCGATCTGCGCGACCTGATTATGGAGCGCGGCGAGGACCGCGAAGAAGTGGCCTGA
- the pyrE gene encoding orotate phosphoribosyltransferase, protein MANDELIAALRDAEAVKFGEFELSHGGTSNYYVDKYVFETNPDCLDLIAGAFAERIADWDTDATLAGVALGAVPLVAVTSVETGIPYVIARKQAKEYGTGNRIEGDLTDGEEVIILEDIATTGQSAVDAAEALREAGAVVNRVLVVVDREEGASENLADHDLELSSLVTASDLLADAPDDIDA, encoded by the coding sequence ATGGCAAACGACGAACTCATCGCGGCGCTACGAGACGCTGAAGCCGTCAAATTCGGGGAGTTCGAGCTCTCCCACGGCGGCACGTCGAACTACTACGTCGACAAGTATGTCTTCGAGACAAACCCGGACTGTCTGGACCTCATCGCCGGGGCATTCGCCGAGCGCATCGCCGACTGGGACACGGACGCCACCCTGGCCGGCGTCGCCCTCGGTGCGGTCCCGCTGGTCGCGGTCACTAGCGTCGAAACTGGGATTCCTTACGTCATCGCCCGCAAGCAGGCCAAGGAGTACGGCACGGGCAACCGAATCGAGGGCGACCTGACCGACGGCGAGGAGGTCATCATCCTCGAAGACATCGCCACGACCGGCCAGAGCGCGGTCGACGCCGCCGAGGCACTCCGCGAGGCTGGCGCTGTCGTCAACCGAGTGCTCGTCGTCGTCGACCGGGAGGAAGGGGCCAGCGAGAACCTCGCCGACCACGACCTCGAACTGTCCTCGCTCGTAACCGCGTCGGACCTGCTCGCCGACGCACCCGACGACATCGACGCGTAG
- the hisI gene encoding phosphoribosyl-AMP cyclohydrolase — MTDVDLAFDEQEYIPAVAQDADSGEVLMLAYVTKEALRKTRETGEAHYYSRSRDELWHKGGTSGHTQAVEEVRVDCDGDALLYIVDQTGGACHTGYESCFHRTVDGETVGEQVFDPDDVY; from the coding sequence ATGACCGACGTCGACCTCGCATTCGACGAGCAGGAGTACATCCCGGCGGTCGCGCAGGACGCCGACTCCGGTGAGGTGCTTATGCTCGCCTACGTCACCAAGGAAGCGCTCCGGAAGACCCGCGAGACGGGGGAGGCCCACTACTACTCGCGGAGCCGGGACGAACTCTGGCACAAGGGCGGGACGAGCGGCCACACGCAGGCCGTCGAAGAAGTGCGGGTCGACTGCGACGGGGACGCGCTGCTGTACATCGTTGACCAGACTGGCGGGGCCTGCCACACCGGCTACGAGTCCTGTTTCCACCGAACTGTCGATGGCGAGACGGTCGGTGAGCAAGTGTTCGACCCAGACGACGTGTACTAA